In a genomic window of Candidatus Woesearchaeota archaeon:
- a CDS encoding adenylosuccinate synthetase produces MELKQILADKNEDLIFENIKNTRKIEELDYENNSEYEERRVEEVLHPLIKENQVIIVAGAYFGDEGKGKTVDAIAHNEDIKLILRVNSGENAGHTVFNNNEKFVFNLAPSGLLMKEKTNLIGPECVMDLVSFMQKELSQLTEKNISYKDRLFIGNVHIVTPYHKLIDFIGNLNNSSTLKGMSPVHASKVSKRGIRLDHLFNSKEIVKKRLEKDMITYYGLLKVKNLSEEQIIEMCEEINSDGEIRIPLYVIDFLKALDKTEYLINLYDKFVVNNKDFPQMVDTTYLTQKILKEGGKILVEGPQSYWLSNGSEKFWESSTSANTSASGILAATKFNFQKYKSVVINIHKTPASSRVGIGANPSSYVSQDFFSRKNINTLKDLGDACTNFDTIQKQFFDSIQENGILKPTTYEDETGSYKINVAMAIGSSIQHGECGATTKKPRVCGLFDCVAHYEVNETQGPYLSISAVDRGDDYDEIGVTIAYIYYSPENKSTFSNGKEYKNGTIIKAGNSLPTEQVLYNCYPIIKTIKGWKETPIAKNKRKGNELPKGVQDLIGTIEHFTGAKIISIGNGPNTDELIYIKNKQN; encoded by the coding sequence ATGGAATTAAAACAAATACTTGCTGATAAAAATGAAGATTTAATTTTTGAGAATATCAAAAATACTCGAAAAATAGAAGAGCTAGATTATGAAAATAATTCTGAATATGAAGAAAGGAGAGTTGAAGAAGTTTTACATCCTTTAATCAAAGAAAATCAAGTAATAATTGTTGCTGGAGCTTATTTTGGTGATGAAGGTAAAGGAAAAACTGTAGATGCAATTGCTCATAATGAAGACATAAAACTAATTCTAAGGGTAAACTCAGGAGAAAATGCAGGACATACAGTATTTAATAATAATGAGAAATTTGTATTCAATCTTGCTCCATCTGGACTTCTAATGAAAGAAAAAACAAATTTAATTGGACCTGAGTGTGTAATGGATCTTGTAAGTTTCATGCAAAAAGAACTATCTCAATTAACTGAAAAAAATATTTCATATAAAGATAGACTCTTCATTGGAAATGTTCATATTGTAACACCTTATCACAAATTAATAGATTTTATTGGAAATTTAAATAACTCTTCAACTCTAAAAGGAATGTCTCCTGTACATGCATCAAAAGTATCAAAAAGAGGAATAAGATTAGATCATCTATTTAATTCCAAAGAAATTGTTAAAAAAAGATTAGAAAAAGATATGATTACATACTATGGTCTACTTAAAGTAAAAAACCTATCAGAAGAACAAATTATTGAAATGTGTGAAGAGATTAATTCAGATGGAGAAATAAGAATTCCTCTATATGTAATTGATTTCTTAAAAGCTCTTGATAAAACAGAGTATCTAATTAATTTATATGATAAATTTGTAGTAAATAATAAAGATTTTCCTCAAATGGTTGATACTACTTATTTAACTCAAAAAATCCTAAAAGAAGGTGGAAAAATTCTAGTTGAAGGACCTCAATCGTATTGGTTATCAAATGGGTCTGAAAAATTTTGGGAATCCTCAACTTCTGCAAACACATCAGCTTCAGGAATCCTTGCTGCAACTAAATTTAATTTCCAAAAATACAAATCTGTTGTAATAAATATTCATAAAACTCCTGCATCTTCAAGAGTTGGAATTGGTGCAAACCCATCATCATATGTAAGTCAAGACTTCTTCTCAAGAAAAAATATTAATACATTAAAAGACTTAGGGGATGCTTGTACAAATTTTGATACAATTCAAAAACAATTCTTTGACTCAATTCAAGAAAATGGAATCTTAAAACCAACAACCTATGAAGATGAAACTGGTTCATACAAAATAAATGTTGCAATGGCTATAGGTTCATCAATACAACATGGGGAATGCGGTGCTACAACTAAAAAACCAAGAGTTTGTGGATTATTTGATTGTGTAGCTCATTATGAAGTAAATGAAACTCAAGGACCCTACCTTTCAATTTCAGCAGTAGATAGGGGAGATGATTATGATGAGATAGGTGTAACTATAGCATATATATACTACAGTCCAGAAAATAAATCTACTTTTTCAAACGGAAAAGAATACAAAAATGGAACAATAATAAAAGCTGGAAACTCACTTCCAACTGAGCAAGTACTATATAACTGTTATCCAATAATTAAAACTATTAAAGGTTGGAAAGAAACTCCTATTGCAAAAAACAAAAGAAAAGGAAACGAATTACCAAAAGGAGTCCAAGACTTAATTGGAACAATTGAACACTTTACAGGTGCAAAAATAATTTCAATAGGAAATGGTCCTAACACTGATGAGCTAATATATATCAAGAATAAACAAAATTAA